Part of the Mycolicibacterium mageritense genome is shown below.
TCCATCCCGGGCGCGGCGACGACGTCGACGACCGCAGGCCGGCCCATCGTCAGAGTGCCTGTCTTGTCCATCACCAAAGTCGTTGCATGGCCGAGGTTCTCCAGCGCGCCACCACTTCTGATGACCACACCGATACGCGAAGCCCGCGAGAGTCCCGACACAATCGCCACAGGAGCGGCCAACAGCAACGGGCACGGCGTCGCGACGACAAGGACCGCAACGGCCCGCACCGCTGAACCGCTCGCCAGCCACGCCCCGCCGGCAATCAACAACGTCAAAGGTAAGAAATACGCCGCGTACCGATCTGCGAGTCGTACCACCGGTGCGCTCTCTGCACCGGCCTGACGCGCGAGTCGTACGATGCCGGCGTAGGTACTCTGCTCGGCGTTTGCGGACGCCCGTAACCCGAATGCACCACCGGCGTTGACGACTCCGCTGCGCACCGAGTCACCCAAATTTCGTTCGACAGCCAACGGCTCGCCGGTCAGTGCTGACTCATCGAGGACTGCGACACCGTCCACGACGCGGCCATCGACGGGAACCACGTCGCCCGGCGCGACCATCAGCACGTCACCGACGGCAACCTCCGCCAGCGAGATGACGCTCACCTGGCCGCCTTCACGCCGACGCGCGAAACGAGGCGCACGCTTCAGCAGGGCCGTCAAGTCGTGTGAGGCACGACGGGTGGCGGCAGCGTCAAGAGCCCGTCCCCCGGCCAGCATCACCGCAATCAGCGCACCCGCGAGATACTCGCCCACGAACAGTGTGCCGAGGAGCGAGAGCACTGCAATGAGGTCCACGCCGAGACGGCCTCGGCGCAAAGACATCACGACCCAGGCCACCGCGGGCACGATCGCAACTCCAGTGCCGGCGATCCAGCAACCGTCGGCCAGCGTTCGGGCACCGGCCAGCCATGCGATCCCCCCAGCGATGAGAACCCCGACCGTGAACGCCACGAGGGCCGGCTCCACCATGGGTCGCAGCCGTGTGTAGCCACTGGCAAGCCGTGAGCCGACGGATCTACTCATCGCACTCCCTCCTGCCCAGCATCGAAACATCGAGGCGCACGCATGTTCTGGCTCGGTCCAGTTCACAACTGCGGCATGGGTAACGGCTAGAGCCGCAAGACCTCGCCTCAAAGGGCCTTACGACTCTCGCCGAACTACTACAAACTATGTAGTATTCGATCGACGGCTCTATCGTGAGGAGATCGCATGTCGACAGTCAACGGATTACCCGCCCATGTCTTGTTGGTGCACGTCCTCGTGGTACTCGCCCCGCTAACCGCCGTTCTGGTCATCCTCTGCGCCCTGTGGCCGGCCGCACGGCGCGTGTTGGCGTGGCCGGTTCTTGCGCTGGCCGCGTTCTGTCTGGTGCTGACGCCGATAACGACCGAGGCCGGAGAGTGGCTCGAGCACCGTGTCGGGCGGTCGCCGCTGGTGCACACACATGCCGAGCTCGGTGACACCATGATCTATGTGTCGGCGGCACTGTTTGTCGCCGCGGCGCTCCTCGTCGTCGTGCATGTCCGCACCACACGCGGTAAGGCGCTGAAACCCGTTCTCGCAGGATTGGTCTCAATGGTCGCCTTGGCCATCGGAGCAGGCGCAGTCACGCAGGTATACCGGATCGGCGATTCGGGCGCTCAATCCGCATGGTCCGATGTGGTCTCGACGTACTGAGCCCGTCAGCGGTACACGACCGACACCGATTCGCCGGCCTCCGGTATCAGGCGATCCTGAATCCAATCGCTCGTGCCCACGAGATCGGCACCGATCACAGCCAGTAACAGCACAGCAGCCACCAGCGGAGCCGCTCGCTGACGCCGCGGTCCCGGGCCGCGCAGCGCACCGACCCGCCGAACGACGGTGTCGGCGCCGGCGCTGATCCCGAGTCGGCCGGGGACGGCAAGCGACGCTTGCGATGTCAACAACGCGGCTTTCGTGAGCGCCCGAGCGACCACTGCGCGCCCCGCCTGCGCTGCGTCCTCGTCGGCCTGGCGTTCGGCGGCGAATCGCACTGCACCGCACCACCGGCCCAGCAGAGGGTTGATGCAGGCCGCGAGTTCGGCCATCTGAACATAGAAGTGATGGTGATGCCGAAGGTGAGCTCGCTCATGACGGATCACCGCCTCAAACTCCGCGGCCGTCAACACTTTCCGAAGCCCGTCGGTAGCCACGACCGTTCCGCCCCGCCCGGGCACGGCAAATGCCTGTGCGACGTCATCGCCGACGATCAACAACCTGTGAGACCCGATGGCTGCACGCCGAAACACATCGGAACCACGACTGAGTTGACACATGCGAAACAGGTGCACCGATGGTCGCCACCCAGCGAGCATGACTCCTGAGCCCACCACAACCCACAAGACAGGCTCCGGAAGATGCCAAAACACCCCGGCCGCGCACAACAGCGCCAACGTCGAAGTCAGCGTTGCCAAAGCAAGGGCCAAGCCGCCGACTGCTAGGAGGCGAACCTGCCAGCCAGGTGTGAAGCACATTTGCACACGGCGCAGAAAGACGGTCAAGACCGCCGCCAAGCACCACGCCAGGGTGAGCATGAAGACCAACATCGTCATCGCGGCCGGTCCTGTCCGTCGCCCGCCGACTTGAGCAGCTCCCTCAAGACGGCCTCGTCCTCGGGATCCAGATGAGCGACGAAGTTCGCCAGCACGTCCGCGCGTGCACTGCGGCCGTCCAACTCGCGACGCATCCGCAACGCGGCTTGAAGTGCCGGTAAGTCATCGGCGACCGCGGCCAGGCAGTACACGTAGGAACGGCCGTTGCGAACGCGCTTGACCAATCCCTTGCGAGTCAACCGGACCAATGCCGTCATGACGGTGGTGTGAGCAAGCTCGCCACCGAGCACGGCACGCACCTGCGCCACCGTCATCGGCTCATCCGCATGAAGTACTCCGACGACGGCGTCCTCCAAAGCACCAGGTTCGCGCCGCACACCACTCCTTCCACAATGAGAATAGTCGCCTCGGTGGCTTCGGTACCCGGCTATGGCAAGGCTATGTTTGCTGGCAGCACTTGCCGATTCTCGCTAGCGTGAGGCCGTGACAAGTCCGTCCCACCCTGCTGAACCCCACGTGGGCTCCGTTGCGTCGAAACTGAATTGGCTACGCGCCGGGGTGCTCGGCGCCAACGACGGCATCGTGTCGACGGCGGGCATCGTCGTCGGCGTCGCAGCCGCCACTGCTGAGCGCAGTCCGATTCTCACCGCCGGAATCGCGGGCCTGGCCGCCGGCGCGGTGTCGATGGCCCTCGGCGAGTATGTGTCCGTCAGCACGCAGCGCGACACAGAGAAGGCACTGCTGCGCAAAGAGCGCCGCGAACTGCGTGACGACCCGGCCGCCGAACTGGACGAACTCGCAGCCCTCTACGAGGCCAAGGGGCTCAAGGTGACCACTGCGCGCACCGTCGCCGAAGAACTCACCGCGCACGATGCGTTCGCCGCGCACGCAGAGATCGAATTAGGGATAACACCAGGAGAATTGACCAACCCGTGGCAGGCGGCGTTCTCGTCCGCACTGTCATTTACCGTGGGCGCGCTCCTGCCCCTCGTCGCAATACTGCTGCCGCCGATCACATGGCGGGTTCCGGTCACAGTGATTGCCGTGTTGGCGGCACTGATCGTCACCGGTGCGGTCTCGGCGGCGTTGGGTGGGGCGCCCAAGCAACGCGCTGTGTTGCGGAATGTCATCGGAGGCGGGCTCGCCTTGGTCATCACGTACGCGATCGGCCATCTAGTCGGTGCCGCGATCACATGACCCGCGTCGCGTCGAAAGACTGACTCAGCGGGCAGCGTACCGGCTGTCGCCGGCACCAGCACCTACGATGTCCCTGGCCTGTTCCAGGTGTGCCTGCGCCTGCGCCAAGTCGGTGTCGAACTCTGCCCGGTAGCTGTTCATAGACCCTGCCACCGCGGCCAGGCACATGTGCGCTGCTTGATGGGCGTCATCGGTCGCGGCTTTCAACTCGTTGGTCAGTTCGGGATCCGGTGTCGGTAGATGAGAGGGAAGGTCCACCGAAGCGCCGTCGTGCATCTGCTGACATGACACTCTCAACGCGTCGACATCCTGTCGTTTCAACGCGTCCTGCGTGTCGTCGAGAGCAACCTGCAACGCGGCGAAATCGTCACGGCTCTCGGCCCACCAATCTCGTATCGCCGCGCCGTCCTGCGTGGGCTGTTCTGATTGCCGAATCCCGCCATCGTGCCCGACGACGACAGCCACAAGCACGCCAAGGGCTACCGCAACCGCCGCAACGAGGGCGGCTACCAATGCTTTCGGGGTGAGGCGCAGCGAACCGGAGTCCTCCGACTGCTGCGCGGTGTCGTCGATCGGCTCCCCGCACTCGTTGCAGAATTCCCAATGCGCCGGGTTTCGGTGTCCGTTCGGGCAGATAGACATTTGTGCGGTCCCTTTCGGATCGATCATGAGGCGCGCCACGAATTTGCCAGACACCGAAGGCCGAACTGCCACACCACCGATAGGACACCGCGAACCTGCCGCGGCCGCGTCCGCTCATGGTGTTGATGCCGACCCCCGGTCTTTGGCCATGTCTCGATGGTCGCCAACCCGTGCCGGTCTCGACAGGGCCGAGAAGACCTCGGCATGAGGACCTAAGGCACTGAGTTCGCGTGAGGTACGACCGACCAGGCGCGTTGGGACTTTCGTCACTAGTGCCGCGCACGCGTGGGTCGGACGATCGGTACGACAAGCACTCGGAGGGAACCAGCATGATCTCAGCCGACAGAGTTGCTCTGACCGGACCGCAACTCGAAGCCATCGCACGGGACTTCCTGCGCTCTGAGTTCACGGAGCGGATCTATGGGATGTGGCCGATCGATCGGCGGATCGATGCATATCTCCGCCATCGCGGATTCCGCGGAATCCTCAACGATGGATCGGCTTGCAGCCGATTGACCGATCGTGTGATGGCCAATCTGGGGCGCGTGCGCTGCAACCCGGCAGATCGGCTTTCGAAACCAGTTGGACTCCAGAGTATTAGCGCACCAGAAAGGTAACAGAGATGGCCAACAACCGCGTCATGGAAGCCGTCAAGCGCCTGCTGATGGCAGAGACGTACCTACGTACGCACGAGGCCACCGAAGCGCATGAACCAAAGACCGCGGAGCAGGACACCCAGCCGCCGAGAACCTGAGGTGAACCTGCGGGACAATTAGCCCCCGAGCGAACCGACAGCCGCCTGGAGCCTCGCCGTCACCTCATCGGCGACCGAGCGCAATTGGTTCTCACCGGTCACCTCGACGAGGATCTGCGGGTCCATCGCCTCGACGAGGATGGTCCCTGCGTTGTCCGGATCCGCGCGGACCACGACGTTGCACGGCAACAACATGCCGATCTGACGGTCGATGTCGATGGCGCGGTGGGCGAGTGCCGGGTTGCAGGCTCCGAGAATCAGGTAATCCTCCATATCCTCACCGATCTTGGCCTTCATCGTCGCCTTGACGTCGATTTCGGTCAGCACACCGAAGCCCTCAATGGCGAGGGCATCGCGCGTGCGATTGACGACGTCTTCGAACGAGCTACGGATTGCTGCGGTCAGTCCAATGCCCATGTCTAGCCTTCGTCCGTCGAAACAGCTTCGCCGTTCTCCAGTGTGGTCCACTTGTTCGAACAACGTGAAGAGTTCGACGAGGAACCCGGCAAGGGATCGGCTGCGCGCCGGAAGAAGCTACGAAGGCTGGCTGTTGTGCAGAACGGCAAGACTGTTGCGGTAATCGGTTTCGCTTATCTCGCCGCGAGCGAAGCGCACAGCCAGTACTTCTTCCGCTGTCTGGGCACGGACCGGTGGTTCCTGGCGACTACTCACCAGGAACCTGATCAGCATGACGATTCCGACGATCACCACCGCCCAGAACAGCACCATGCCGATACTCATGCCGACGAACCCCCACCAGCCCATATCGTGGTCGTACCAGTACATCGTTGCTGACACCCCGCTATCACATTTGAGGACCGGTCCGGCCGCTGCCATCGGCCAGGAGCTCCAACGCTCGGTCCCAGCCCGTCGTACGGCTGCGAACCACAACCAGGTGAACGCCGGCCCACAATAGGAAGGCGGCGCCCACCATGACGAGCCAGTAGGCTGCGGCCGTCAGCAGGGCGGCTGTTCCGGCCTGCCAAGCCGGAGCCGGTGCCGCGACTCGGTTGCCCGCGGCATTCACCCAGATGTCTACCGGATCACCGGCTTTGACATCTGCCCGAGCCGTGACCAACTCGGTGTGATCGACTGCGCCCACTCGCCACCGAGCCTGCACCGCTGCGTTGACGCCGCGTGCGGCATCCGGTGCCTGAATCGCATCCTCGATCGCCGTGGCTGCGACAAGATGCCGGTTCCGCGCCTGCTCGACAAGTGTCTGTGCGCGGCTGTCGTGCACGGCCGTGCCGATCGCGCCGGCGACCGGCACTGCGAGCAGTGCGGTGACGAATACCAGTGCCAACAACAGCGCTTCAATGCGGTCACTGACTCGTACCAACGGATTTCGTCCAAGCATGCGAATGAGCAGCCCCCACCTGAAGCTCAGCGTGAATGTCTCCATCACAACCCTCCATCGATGTCGACGAAGACTGAATGAACCGATAGTTGCCGTTCTCAACACCCAGCCCAAGAGGCAAACGGCCCGCCGTCGGTCACCGCCCGCGAGGGACCACGGCCCATTGGCCGAGGGACCAATGGCCCTGCTCACCGCTCCCCCACCAAAATAGGGTCACCGCCAACGGACGCCAACAGCTCGGCCAAGGAGCACGAAATGGTGCGCAGCACAATAAAACCCGACATCATCGTGGCAGTCGACGGTTCGCCTGACTCCGAGGCCGCAATCGTATGGGCGGCACGTGAGGCCGTCCTGCGCGGAGCTGCCGTCAAGTTGCTCCACGTCATCGCACCCATGGTGGTCGACCTGTCCATCAGCCCAGTGCCGGAGAACTTCATCGAGTGGCAGAAGGACAACGCGAAACAGATTCTTGCGCAGGCCGAGAAAACGTTGCTGGCCAACACCGTTGAAGAGCAGACGCCCGACGTACATTCCGAAGTGAGGTTCGGCAGCGTTGTCGGCGAGATCGTCGACGCAACCAGGCAGGTCCACCTTGCTGTCGTCGGCAGCCGAGGAATGGGCGCTGTCGGACGCGCCGTCCTGGGCTCGGTCAGCAGCGGACTGGTCCATCATGCGCATTGCCCGGTCGCAGTGGTCCACGTGAACGAAACGCAACCCGCCGACCTCAGTTCCCCGGTCTTGCTGGGCGTCGACGGTTCCCCGGCATCGGAAAAGGCAATCGCGCTGGCGTTCGACGAAGCGTCCCGTCGTGGAGTCGAACTCGTGGCCCTGCACGCTTGGAGCGACGTCGGAGTTTTCCCGGTCCTTGGCATGGACTGGCGACGGTATGAGGACGAGGGACGCGAAGTCCTGGGTGAACGGTTGGCGGGCTGGAGCGAGCAGTACCCCGAAGTACGGGTGCAGCGGCGGATTGTGTGTGACCAACCGGCTCGGTGGCTCATCGACGCGTCAGCGGACGCTCAACTCGTCGTGGTCGGAAGTCACGGCCGCGGCGGTTTCACTGGCATGCTCCTGGGATCGGTCAGCGGGGCGGTTGCGCAGTCGGCCAAGGCACCGGTGATCGTCGTCCGCAGTTAGTTGTCGCCGCGTTCGGCCAACCCCGCCCGCGGGTTGTTCGGCAGGGCTGCCCACAGCTCACTGGCGGCGCGCCACCAGCGCCGGGACGTGGGCTTCTTGCGCCACTGCGGTACTGACCGAGCCGAGCAGCATTCCGGGAAATCCGCCGCGGCCGTGACTTCCGACGATCACCAACTGGGCCTGCTGTGCATGGTCGACGAGGTGTCGGGCCGGGTGGCCGCGCTCGATAACCCGGGTCACCGGTACTTCGGGATAGCGGTCCTGCCAAGCTTGTAGCGTCTCGGCGAGGTTCTCTCCCGCAGGCTCGTGCACACCTGTCCCGTCCCTGCGGGGTACCGACGACACGTCCGTGTCGCTGCACACGTGCAACGCCACCAAGCCCACGCCACGCCAAGATGCTTCGTCGAATGCCAGAGCAGTCGCCGGCTCGGACGCCGGCGAACAGTCGATCCCCACCAGAACCGGCAGCTCCGTCAACTGAGCCGGCTGGATCTCGTCGTGGACAATAGCCACCGGACCGCGCGCATGATGGAGCAAACCGATACCGACCGAACCGAGCAGGCGGCGGTGTCGGCCTGATCTCCCCCGGCATGCCACCACCACCAACTGGGCAGTCTTGGAGAGAGTTGTCAATGCCGATACCGGTGAGCCGAGGTACTGCTCACTGCCGATCTCGATGCCGACGGCGCCACCCATAGTGTCCTCGGCCGTCCTGATCGCCTCGGCGAGGATGGCGCGGGCCTCGCTGTCCTGAATCTCCAGAACCTCCTGTGGGATATGGCCAGCCGGCCACGTCAGCACCGACGCCGCGACAGGAAGGGAGGAGGCAACGTGCACGACGGTGAGGGAAACATGACGCATCGCAGCCTCACGTGCGGCCCACTGCACCGCGACCAGAGCCGACGACGAACCGTCGGTCCCGACGACTATCTTGTGATGTGTGGTGCGTTCGGACACTTTCGCCCTCCGTGCGGTTTGACGCTGTGGAGCGACCGCGCTGCGGTACCGGGGCATCAGTCGCGATGAGAGTGTCCCAACGCCGCTGAAGCCGCGGACATCGCGAACTCGTCGGCATTTGGGGAGCGACCGATCGCCGCGGGAGTGATCATTCCGAAATGTCCGTCGTAGCGGCGATACAAGACGCAAGCTCGGCCCTCGGCGGCTTCGATGAAGAACAGGAACGGTAGGCCGAGCAGGTCCAGCCGACGAACGGCAGCCTCCAACGTGAGGCAAGGTATGGGTTGCGCGCTGAGAGATACCGGCGCCACGAACGGGGCCAGCATGTCCGCCGGATAGGGTGCCACCAAGGCGAGGCGATAACCTGCCGGGCTGTTTCGATAGATGACGCCTACGATGCCGGTGCCGACCTCGGTGAACAGATGAAAGTCGTAGTCGAGCAGGTTCATTTCGGCCACGGCATCGTCCACTGTGCACGGCGCAGCCGAAAAGGACTTGCGACGGATCACGCGTGTCTCGGCGACCGGACGGGACAGAAAACGCCGATGTCGGATCTGTTTGGGCTCATGTTGCCATTCCCATTGCGCAGCAACGTGTTCGAGGCGGCGCCGTAGCCGGCTCTCGAGTCGGTCCACCGCCTCTCGAACGGTCAGGCCCTCGACCTGAACACGGACGGATCGCCCGTCGACGACCAGGTTGGCCTGCGCGATCACCGGTCGCTCGACCGCAGGATCACCATGGCGGCTCAACCGAACCCTGACGTTTGTCATGGGCCGTCGTGTGACGCGCCCGATTCGACCGATCTTGTCTCGGACGTATGTGACCGAGTCGGCAAGATCACCGTGCGCCGTCACGACGATGTCGGGGGCCGGCTGCGTTGATGCTGTCTGACGCATATCTCATTGCTACGCCGCAGCGCTCGGCCTGAGACAGTGCCAAAGGTCATCGATCCTGGACCGCTATATCGCCAGGCATATCCGTTGCGCCTCGGCCACCGAGTGATCGAGAGGTTGGCTGGTGTCGATGCGGTGACTACCCGGCCAGCTGACATCAGGCACGTCCAGCGCCGCAGCGATTTCGGGCGTCGCGTCGGACGTCGACGCCGTTCGGGACCGAATGCGAGCTGCCGCTGCGTCCTGCGGCAGAGAGCACGTGAATTCCACGATGGGAGCAGCGGCATCAGCGGCCACGGCATGTGCACGATCTCGTTGGTGCGGGTCATGCCACGTACCGTCGAGGATCACTGATCTGCCCGCGCCCAATTGCACCCTCGCGCGCCGCAACACTTCGTCATACACCGCGCTGACCTGCTCGGGCGCGTACAGGCCTGCATCGACGGTGCCGGGTTCACCCTTCAGCGTCCCCGCGCGGTGCATCTCGCGGCGTACGTCGTCGGTCGAGATGACCTGCGCTTCGAGTTGTTCGGCGAGTGCACGCGATATCGTCGTCTTTCCGGTACCGGGGCCGCCGCCGACGATGATCAGTTGCACAGTGCCCGACCTCAGATGGTCCAGCGCGATCTCGGCATGACGTCGAGCCGCAATCGCGGCATCAGGATGGCCCTGAGTGACGCGGACACAGTCGACCTTGGCGCGCACCCCGGCGCGATAGGCGATGTAGAAATCGATCAACGACACCGGAGCAGGATCCTGCGCATAGTCCCGGTAGCGGTCGAGAAACAACGAACCGAGATCCGGCCGACCGGCGAACTCGAGGTCCATCGCCAGGAACGCCGCGTCGTCGATACCGTCGACGTAGCGCAAACGGTCATCGAACTCAAGACAATCCAAGATGGCAGGGCCTTCCGGTGCGCAGAAGATGTCATCGGCCAGCAGGTCGGCGTGGCCGTCGACGATGCGACCGTTCGAGACTCGCTCCTCGAACAAATCAACCCGTCCCGCGACAAAGCGCTCTGCCAGACAGCGTAATTCGTCGACATATTCGCCTACCACATCGCTGAAGCGCTGCAATTCAGCGAGATTGGACTCCCACCTCGCCAAGACGGCGTCCGCGGAGCCCTCGGCGGCGACTATCGCACCACGCGCCGCGGCGAGATGAAAGGTGGCCAGTTTCTCGGCAATGGCGTCCAGATGCTCGTCCACCACCACGCCCCGGCTGACCATCGACGCCAACCGCATCGAATCTGGATACCGGCACATGACGACGACCGGCTCGGCAGTGCCGCCGTGGGGTCCGATGAAATGGCCGACGCCAAGGTAGCTTTCCGGGGCCAGCCTCCTGTTCAGGGCGACCTCGCGCTCGCAGGCCTTCTCGCGCTGCGCAGAGGTGGTGAAGTCGAGGAAGTCGGTGAGCACGGACTTCTTCGCCTTGTACGCGTTGTCTCCGAGAAGGAACACGATGCCGGTGTGTGTTTCGTGGACCTGTGCATCGAGATTTCCGGCAATCGCCCACGGCTTTTGCACCGCATCTGCCGCATGCGGCATATCGCTCATACCGGATGATGTTGCACCGCGCTCGCGGTCCCGCGACAGGGGCCCTTGGGCCCAGGCTTGGGGACCATTGGCCCTGTCGCTCGTCGCCGTTGTGCCTGATGTTGGACTGACGTCGAATGTGGAGGGTGATCATGCCGGTCACAAAGGTGGACGCTGAAGTCATCAAGAGCGCCGTGCGATTGGCATGTCGAGCCCCGTCGCTGCACAACAGCCAACCCTGGCGCTGGATCGGGGAGGCGGACGAGATCCACCTGTTCCTCGACAAGGACCGTGTCCTCTATTCGACCGATCACTCCGGCCGCGAAGCGGTGGTGGGGTGCGGCGCAGCCCTCGATCACTTCCGGGTCGCGATGACCGCGGCAGGGTGGACGGCCAACGTCGACAGGATGCCCAACCCCAACAACCCAATGCACCTGGCGACGGTCGACTTCAGCGCGATGGAATTGGTGACGGAGGGACACCAACTGCGCCCTGCGGCCATCTCGGAACGACGCACCGACCGCCTGCCATTCGCGGAGCCGCCACACTGGGAGGCAGTCGAGGCTCAGTTCCGTCGGGCCATGCCATCGGATGTCGCACGGCTGGACGTGATCGCCGACGAGTCACGACCCGAGTTGGCCGAGGCGTCCGCGCTCACCGAGTCATTACGGCTGTACGATTCCTCGTACCATTCCGAACTACATTGGTGGACCGGTGAATTCGAGACGAGTCAAGGCATTCCCCACAGCTCCTTGATCTCTCCTGCCGAAAGAGGGCGTGTCGAGATCAGCCGTGTGTTCCCCGAGGCCGATCACAGCAATCGGCGTGTCGAGTATGGGCATGACCACTCGAAGGTTCTCGTGCTGTCCACGTACGACACTGATCGATCCAGTGTGCTGCAATGCGGCGAAGCTCTGTCGGCAGTACTCCTCGAAGCCACCATTGCAGGACTCGCCACGTGCACCCTCACGCACATCACCGAGCTCGCCGCGAGTCGCGATATCGTCGCCAAGCTGATCGGCCAGAACACGACGCCTCAACTGTTGATCCGGGTCGGGCTTGCCCCTGAAGTCGAGGATCCGCTGCCGGCAACCCCACGCCGGCCGATCGAAGAGGTCTTTCATGTGCAGCGCTGAATCGCGGTCGTCCTGCGTGGTAGTCGGTATCGACGGCTCCAGGGCGGCGCTCGATGCCGCATTGTGGGCGGTGGACGAAGCTGTTGATCGCGACATCCCGCTGCGGCTCATGTATGCCGTCACGCCGCGTCCCCGATGCCGCGTCGATGCCCGTGAGGCTGCGCATGACCTCGCGACTGCGGAGATCGCCGTCCGGTACGCGGTAACAGCAGTCGAATCAACCGACAGCCCTGTGAAGATCGAAGTTGAGATATTGCAGGACAATCCCGCCCGGGCGCTTCTCGCAGCTGCCGGACAAGCGGCCATCCTCGTGGTGGGCGCACACGGTCTGGACTTGAGCAGACGCAGCCGCATCGGCCCTGTCGCTGCAGCCGTGGCCACGTACGCGGTTTGCCCCGTTGCCGTAATCCGGTCGTACGACCCCAATCCCGGGCAGCGACGCGGGGTGGTTGCCGAGGTCGACGAGACTCCCGCTGCGTGCAACATCGTGGTGGCGCGCGCAGTCGAAGAGGCACGACTTCGCAAGCTGCCGCTGACCGTGATCACCACGTGGCAGTCTCGATTCACCGATGTTCATGACTGTCACGCGGTGTCGAAGGGAAACCGAATCGCCAAAGCCCGACTTGACCATCATGTGGCTGCCTGGCGACGGCGCAACCCCGACGTGAGCATCCAGACCAAGGCCGTTCACGGCAGCACTTCGCAATACCTGGCAGCAAACGCCGAATCGATCCAACTGCTCGTGGTGGACAAGCCGCTGGCACGGGGGTTCAACGCCCTCATGGGGCGGCCGGGTTACGCGGCAGTGGCCGAGGCCGATTGTTCGGTGTTGATCTGCGAGCCACAAAACGTATCGTGAGTTCTATCGCGGCACCTCCACTCTGAGGGGTTGACATGGTGAAAGTCTTTCTCGTTGACGACCATGAGCTCGTCAGGCGCGGGCTGACCGACCTCGTGTCTGCGGATCCCGAGTTGGAGGTCGTCGGTGAGGCCGGCTCGGTTGCCGAAGCCATCGCCCGCATACCGGCACTGCGACCTGATGTCGCGGTGCTCGATGTTCGGCTCCCCGACGGCAATGGCATCGAACTGTGCCGGGATCTGCTGTGCCGGCTGCCGGATCTCCGCTGCCTCATGCTCACCTCCTACACGTCCGATGAGGCGATGTTGGACGCAATCCTCGCCGGCGCCAGCGGATATGTGATCAAAGACATCAAAGGAATGGATCTCACGCGCGCGATCAAAGATGTCGGAGCCGGCCGCTCGCTGCTCGACAACAGAGCCGCG
Proteins encoded:
- a CDS encoding BlaI/MecI/CopY family transcriptional regulator, coding for MRREPGALEDAVVGVLHADEPMTVAQVRAVLGGELAHTTVMTALVRLTRKGLVKRVRNGRSYVYCLAAVADDLPALQAALRMRRELDGRSARADVLANFVAHLDPEDEAVLRELLKSAGDGQDRPR
- a CDS encoding DUF2231 domain-containing protein, which produces MSTVNGLPAHVLLVHVLVVLAPLTAVLVILCALWPAARRVLAWPVLALAAFCLVLTPITTEAGEWLEHRVGRSPLVHTHAELGDTMIYVSAALFVAAALLVVVHVRTTRGKALKPVLAGLVSMVALAIGAGAVTQVYRIGDSGAQSAWSDVVSTY
- a CDS encoding M56 family metallopeptidase produces the protein MTMLVFMLTLAWCLAAVLTVFLRRVQMCFTPGWQVRLLAVGGLALALATLTSTLALLCAAGVFWHLPEPVLWVVVGSGVMLAGWRPSVHLFRMCQLSRGSDVFRRAAIGSHRLLIVGDDVAQAFAVPGRGGTVVATDGLRKVLTAAEFEAVIRHERAHLRHHHHFYVQMAELAACINPLLGRWCGAVRFAAERQADEDAAQAGRAVVARALTKAALLTSQASLAVPGRLGISAGADTVVRRVGALRGPGPRRQRAAPLVAAVLLLAVIGADLVGTSDWIQDRLIPEAGESVSVVYR
- a CDS encoding Rv1733c family protein, coding for METFTLSFRWGLLIRMLGRNPLVRVSDRIEALLLALVFVTALLAVPVAGAIGTAVHDSRAQTLVEQARNRHLVAATAIEDAIQAPDAARGVNAAVQARWRVGAVDHTELVTARADVKAGDPVDIWVNAAGNRVAAPAPAWQAGTAALLTAAAYWLVMVGAAFLLWAGVHLVVVRSRTTGWDRALELLADGSGRTGPQM
- a CDS encoding universal stress protein — protein: MSERTTHHKIVVGTDGSSSALVAVQWAAREAAMRHVSLTVVHVASSLPVAASVLTWPAGHIPQEVLEIQDSEARAILAEAIRTAEDTMGGAVGIEIGSEQYLGSPVSALTTLSKTAQLVVVACRGRSGRHRRLLGSVGIGLLHHARGPVAIVHDEIQPAQLTELPVLVGIDCSPASEPATALAFDEASWRGVGLVALHVCSDTDVSSVPRRDGTGVHEPAGENLAETLQAWQDRYPEVPVTRVIERGHPARHLVDHAQQAQLVIVGSHGRGGFPGMLLGSVSTAVAQEAHVPALVARRQ
- a CDS encoding DUF302 domain-containing protein, whose product is MGIGLTAAIRSSFEDVVNRTRDALAIEGFGVLTEIDVKATMKAKIGEDMEDYLILGACNPALAHRAIDIDRQIGMLLPCNVVVRADPDNAGTILVEAMDPQILVEVTGENQLRSVADEVTARLQAAVGSLGG
- a CDS encoding universal stress protein, with protein sequence MVRSTIKPDIIVAVDGSPDSEAAIVWAAREAVLRGAAVKLLHVIAPMVVDLSISPVPENFIEWQKDNAKQILAQAEKTLLANTVEEQTPDVHSEVRFGSVVGEIVDATRQVHLAVVGSRGMGAVGRAVLGSVSSGLVHHAHCPVAVVHVNETQPADLSSPVLLGVDGSPASEKAIALAFDEASRRGVELVALHAWSDVGVFPVLGMDWRRYEDEGREVLGERLAGWSEQYPEVRVQRRIVCDQPARWLIDASADAQLVVVGSHGRGGFTGMLLGSVSGAVAQSAKAPVIVVRS
- a CDS encoding SHOCT domain-containing protein codes for the protein MYWYDHDMGWWGFVGMSIGMVLFWAVVIVGIVMLIRFLVSSRQEPPVRAQTAEEVLAVRFARGEISETDYRNSLAVLHNSQPS
- a CDS encoding VIT1/CCC1 transporter family protein, with product MTSPSHPAEPHVGSVASKLNWLRAGVLGANDGIVSTAGIVVGVAAATAERSPILTAGIAGLAAGAVSMALGEYVSVSTQRDTEKALLRKERRELRDDPAAELDELAALYEAKGLKVTTARTVAEELTAHDAFAAHAEIELGITPGELTNPWQAAFSSALSFTVGALLPLVAILLPPITWRVPVTVIAVLAALIVTGAVSAALGGAPKQRAVLRNVIGGGLALVITYAIGHLVGAAIT